A portion of the Tiliqua scincoides isolate rTilSci1 chromosome 3, rTilSci1.hap2, whole genome shotgun sequence genome contains these proteins:
- the LOC136645175 gene encoding uncharacterized protein F54H12.2-like, translating into MAFIHSSSEECNKSELDLFQIAPTQTSIEGSFYVEVPPLTVVKESAPLDFFIAGNGEDYMDLNNTLLYLSCKIVKEDGSNIDRQAEVALVNYPIEAIFSQLDVTLGDRLLSQSNNCYPYRVFIESVLDYSKDTLSSQFSAGLFYKDTPGEHKSVDLDGQNWGFIQRAATAKYPVDHVSKKVFSLPAGSRITNQENLFLGQLPKLVVIGLVDNDSFSGTFNRNLFNFKHYDINVFAIYLSGYQIPAKPFQPDFQEGSCVRGYMSLVHASGKHMKDKELLVNREDFERGYRLFAFDLSPDQEYGDHYSLINSGNLRAEVWFARPFPQTVNMIVYGVFDNIIKINNQMNVLFDYM; encoded by the exons ATGGCCTTTATTCACAGCAGCTCAGAAGAGTGTAATAAATCCGAACTAGACCTTTTCCAAATAGCGCCTACgcagaccagcattgaaggaagTTTTTATGTGGAGGTGCCTCCGTTGACGGTGGTAAAGGAATCTGCACCATTGGACTTTTTCATTGCgggaaatggggaggattatATGGATTTAAACAACACTTTACTATACCTGAGTTGcaaaattgtaaaagaagatggAAGCAACATTGACAGGCAGGCGGAGGTGGCGCTGGTGAACTACCCGATCGAAGCCATCTTTAGTCAGCTGGATGTGACCCTGGGAGACAGGCTCCTCAGTCAGAGTAACAACTGCTACCCCTATAGGGTTTTTATCGAGTCTGTGTTAGACTACAGCAAAGACACGTTATCCAGCCagttctctgcagggctgttttacaaagacactCCTGGTGAACACAAATCAGTGGACCTGGATGGGCAGAACTGGGGGTTTATTCAAAGAGCAG CCACAGCCAAGTACCCTGTGGACCATGTCAGTAAGAAAGTATTTAGTCTCCCTGCGGGGAGCCGCATCACtaaccaggagaacctgtttctggGTCAACTGCCGAAGTTGGTCGTAATCGGTCTGGTGGACAATGATTCTTTCAGTGGAACCTTCAACAGAAACCTgtttaactttaagcattatgacatcaatgtttttgctatttacctgtcgggCTACCAAATTCCCGCAAAGCCGTTTCagccagactttcaagaaggaagctgtgtgagggggtacatgagcctggtgcatgcctctggtaagcacatgaaagacaaagAGCTGTtagtcaacagagaagactttgAGAGGGGCTACAGGCTCTTTGCCTTTGACCTGTCCCCCGACCAGGAATACGGTGACCACTATTCCTTGATCAACTCGGGGAACCTTAGGGCAGAAGTTTGGTTTGCCAGACCCTTCCCACAGACTGTTAACATGATCGTTTATGGGGTTTTTGACAATATAATCAAAATAAATAACCAGAtgaatgttctgtttgattatatgtga